A section of the Tenrec ecaudatus isolate mTenEca1 chromosome 10, mTenEca1.hap1, whole genome shotgun sequence genome encodes:
- the LOC142457970 gene encoding olfactory receptor 1L4, which produces MEVKNSSSSPTGFILLGLSSNPQLQKPLFAIFLIMYLVTLVGNVLIILAIHSDSRLHTPMYFFLSNLSFMDICFTTVIVPKMLANLLSETKTISYVGCLTQMYFFMAFGNTDSYLLASMAIDRLVAICNPFHYDVVMNPKRCLLMLLGSCTISHLHALLRVLLMSRLSFCASHVIKHFFCDTQPVLKLSCSDTSSSQIVVMTETLAVIVTPFLCTIFSYIRIIIAVLRIPSAAGKWKAFSTCGSHLTVVALFYGSIIYVYFRPLSMYSVVKDRVATVVYTVVTPMLNPFIYSLRNKDMKRGLGKLRNRMYS; this is translated from the coding sequence ATGGAGGTGAAGAACTCAAGCAGCAGCCCCACAGGCTTCATCCTTCTGGGCCTCTCCTCTAACCCTCAGCTGCAGAAACCTCTCTTTGCTATCTTCCTCATCATGTACCTGGTCACCTTGGTGGGGAACGTGCTCATCATCCTAGCCATCCACTCTGACTCCAGGCTCCACACCCCTATGTACTTTTTCCTTAGCAACTTATCCTTCATGGACATCTGCTTCACAACGGTTATTGTGCCCAAGATGCTGGCAAACTTGCTGTCAGAGACAAAGACTATCTCCTACGTGGGCTGCCTCACCCAAATGTACTTCTTCATGGCCTTCGGGAACACGGACAGCTACTTGCTGGCCTCCATGGCAATTGACCGACTGGTGGCCATCTGCAACCCCTTCCATTATGATGTAGTCATGAACCCAAAGCGTTGCCTTCTCATGTTACTGGGTTCTTGCACCATATCCCACCTACACGCCTTGCTCCGGGTGCTGCTCATGTCTCGCCTATCTTTCTGTGCCTCCCACGTCATTAAGCACTTTTTTTGTGACACACAGCCTGTGTTGAAGCTGTCTTGCTCTGACACCTCCTCGAGCCAGATTGTGGTCATGACTGAAACCCTAGCTGTCATTGTGACCCCTTTCCTGTGCACCATCTTCTCCTACATTCGGATTATCATCGCTGTGCTCAGAATCCCTTCTGCAGCTGGGAAATGGAAGGCCTTCTCAACTTGTGGCTCCCACCTCACTGTTGTGGCCCTGTTCTACGGGAGCATCATCTACGTCTACTTTAGGCCCCTGTCCATGTACTCAGTAGTGAAGGACCGAGTAGCCACCGTTGTGTATACGGTGGTGACACCCATGTTGAACCCTTTCATCTACAGCCTGCGGAACAAAGATATGAAGAGAGGTTTGGGGAAATTGAGGAACCGAATGTACTCGTAG